The proteins below are encoded in one region of Knoellia sp. S7-12:
- a CDS encoding nuclear transport factor 2 family protein — protein MSDTTYVQEYNAVVEALTKYLQGCAKGDSSIMQPAFHPDAAMFSVAESAVVRAPIQALFEGIDNEFEPSTPNSAIVTVDIVGTVASARVDSDDLAGFRFSDFFHLLKTNDEWQIVAKTFHTHSGPAS, from the coding sequence ATGTCCGACACGACATATGTCCAGGAGTACAACGCCGTGGTGGAGGCGCTCACCAAGTACCTCCAGGGCTGCGCCAAAGGCGACAGCTCGATCATGCAGCCGGCCTTCCACCCTGACGCGGCGATGTTCAGCGTTGCTGAGTCCGCGGTAGTGCGTGCACCGATCCAGGCGCTGTTCGAGGGAATCGACAACGAATTCGAGCCTTCGACCCCGAATTCGGCAATCGTGACCGTGGATATCGTCGGCACCGTCGCCAGTGCGCGAGTCGACTCCGACGACCTCGCCGGCTTCCGCTTCAGTGACTTCTTCCACCTGCTCAAGACGAACGACGAGTGGCAGATCGTGGCAAAGACGTTCCACACCCACTCCGGCCCCGCGAGCTGA
- the namA gene encoding NADPH dehydrogenase NamA, whose translation MSATLLEPYTIRGVAFRNRIAMSPMCMHSATAEGVATDFHVMHYGSRALGGAGLVMTETAAVAPNGPIGPGDLGIWDDAHIPNLRRIIDAVHSVGGRIGVQIGHAGRQLGLPELTAVAPSAIAWGPGSRVPEELTQEGITEIVEAFGSATVRAIKAGFDVIEVHAAHGFLLNEFLSPISNKRNDEYGGDHARRYRIVREVLDAVRAIWDGPLFVRISSTDYVEGGNTPEDFVVFGRWMKEQGVDLIDASSGGTAPVKVPSFPGYQVPAAELIRREVGVLTGAVGGIETGQQAEDILRNGRADLVFIGREMLKDPFWARTAADDLRQPIQPPAQYTRYGSAWQRTQPPLPAAPLSDTVAA comes from the coding sequence TTGTCTGCAACACTTCTCGAGCCATACACGATCCGTGGAGTGGCCTTCCGCAACCGCATCGCCATGTCACCGATGTGCATGCACTCGGCGACAGCCGAGGGGGTCGCTACCGACTTCCACGTCATGCACTACGGATCCCGTGCCCTCGGGGGTGCGGGCCTGGTCATGACGGAGACCGCAGCGGTCGCCCCGAACGGCCCGATCGGCCCCGGCGATCTTGGGATCTGGGACGACGCGCACATCCCGAACCTCCGACGCATCATCGACGCCGTGCATTCGGTCGGCGGCCGGATCGGTGTGCAGATCGGCCACGCCGGTCGCCAGCTCGGCCTACCCGAGCTGACTGCCGTTGCCCCATCCGCGATCGCCTGGGGACCGGGCTCCCGCGTGCCTGAGGAGCTGACCCAGGAAGGCATCACGGAGATCGTGGAAGCGTTCGGTTCCGCCACTGTGCGAGCGATCAAGGCAGGGTTCGACGTCATCGAGGTGCACGCGGCCCACGGCTTCCTCCTGAACGAGTTCCTCTCCCCGATCTCTAACAAGCGCAACGACGAGTACGGCGGAGATCATGCGCGGCGGTACCGCATTGTCCGCGAAGTCCTCGACGCCGTTCGGGCAATCTGGGACGGGCCCCTGTTCGTCCGAATCTCCTCGACCGACTACGTCGAGGGTGGCAACACTCCGGAGGACTTCGTGGTCTTCGGCCGATGGATGAAGGAGCAGGGCGTAGACCTCATCGACGCCTCATCCGGCGGCACCGCACCCGTCAAGGTCCCCTCATTCCCGGGGTACCAGGTTCCCGCCGCGGAGCTCATCCGTCGCGAGGTCGGTGTTCTCACCGGTGCAGTGGGAGGAATCGAGACTGGCCAGCAGGCGGAGGACATCCTGCGAAATGGACGTGCTGACTTGGTGTTCATTGGTCGCGAAATGCTCAAGGACCCGTTCTGGGCTCGCACCGCTGCCGATGATCTTCGGCAGCCGATCCAACCGCCGGCGCAGTACACCCGGTACGGATCTGCGTGGCAGCGCACCCAGCCGCCGCTGCCCGCAGCCCCGCTCTCCGACACCGTCGCGGCGTAG
- a CDS encoding universal stress protein has product MSRDDVLVDAHRAKSEDLARVERDVAELGVDIEVVRIEEGSDPADAIVKVAGERSASVIVIGLRHRTLVGKLIMGSVAHRILLEARCSVLAIKEDVA; this is encoded by the coding sequence ATGTCTCGTGACGACGTCCTCGTCGACGCACACCGGGCCAAGTCCGAGGACCTCGCCCGGGTCGAACGTGACGTCGCCGAGCTCGGCGTCGACATCGAGGTGGTGCGCATCGAGGAGGGCAGCGACCCGGCCGACGCCATCGTCAAGGTGGCCGGCGAGCGATCGGCCTCGGTCATCGTCATCGGGCTGCGCCACCGCACCCTCGTCGGCAAACTCATCATGGGCTCGGTCGCGCATCGGATCCTCCTCGAGGCCCGCTGCTCGGTCCTCGCCATCAAGGAGGATGTGGCATGA
- a CDS encoding ABC transporter ATP-binding protein: MGTGGRGGGGGGPMKIDPRDRVQLEFAPVPLKRVTNLFRGFGRPIGIVTAIIIVTSIISMAQPFLVREVVDTAIPQQDVRLLVLSVAAMVAVAASTQILGVVQTWMSTGVGQRVMHRLRTDLFAHLQQQSLGFFTRTRAGEVQSRLTNDINGMQGVVTTTATSIASNLTTAIATSVAMVALSWRLSLLSLIVIPPAVWMTRRVALIRREVTARQQARRADLNVQIEESLSVSGVRLSKTLGAGRRHADRFADTSEELVDLELRSQLAGRWRMATMQIIFSAIPALIYLVAGLPATSGGMTIGTLIAFTTLQAGIFRPLMGLLNVGAQWVSSMALFSRVFEYLDLIPDVAAPVAPVSLDPESVRGEIRFENVSFAYAAHSPLAVADINAVVPAGGSLALVGHTGSGKSTIASLVARLHDPTSGRVTVDGVDLRDLDPEVLARIVGVVSQETYLVHASIRENLLLAAPDATEAELWRALGAAQVADLVGTLPEGLDTVVGARGHRFSGGEQQRIAIARTILRNPKVLVLDEATSALDNDTERAVQKALDELVRGRTTITIAHRLSTIEDADEIAVLDHGHIVERGTHRELLALGGRYAALAGTPAYAAA; encoded by the coding sequence ATGGGGACGGGCGGACGTGGCGGCGGCGGTGGTGGGCCGATGAAGATCGACCCGCGTGACCGCGTCCAGCTCGAGTTCGCCCCCGTCCCGCTCAAGCGGGTCACCAACCTCTTCCGCGGATTCGGTCGCCCCATCGGCATCGTCACCGCGATCATCATCGTCACCTCGATCATCTCGATGGCCCAGCCGTTCCTCGTGCGCGAGGTCGTCGACACCGCCATCCCGCAGCAGGACGTGCGCCTGCTCGTGCTCTCCGTGGCCGCCATGGTCGCCGTCGCCGCGTCCACCCAGATCCTCGGCGTCGTGCAGACCTGGATGTCCACCGGCGTGGGCCAGCGCGTCATGCACCGCCTGCGCACCGACCTCTTCGCCCACCTGCAGCAGCAGTCGCTGGGCTTCTTCACGCGCACCCGCGCCGGTGAAGTCCAGTCGCGCCTCACCAACGACATCAACGGCATGCAGGGCGTCGTCACCACGACCGCGACCTCCATCGCCTCGAACCTCACGACCGCGATCGCCACCTCGGTCGCGATGGTCGCCCTCTCGTGGCGGCTCTCGCTCCTCTCGCTCATCGTCATCCCGCCGGCGGTGTGGATGACCCGCCGCGTGGCGCTCATCCGCCGCGAGGTCACCGCCCGTCAGCAGGCCCGTCGCGCCGATCTCAACGTCCAGATCGAGGAGAGCCTGTCCGTCTCGGGCGTGCGCCTGTCCAAGACCCTCGGCGCAGGTCGCCGTCACGCCGACCGTTTCGCGGACACCTCCGAGGAGCTGGTCGACCTCGAACTGCGCTCGCAGCTCGCCGGTCGCTGGCGCATGGCCACGATGCAGATCATCTTCTCGGCGATCCCCGCGCTCATCTATCTGGTGGCCGGGCTCCCCGCGACCTCCGGCGGCATGACCATCGGGACGCTCATCGCCTTCACCACGCTCCAGGCCGGCATCTTCCGCCCCCTCATGGGTCTGCTCAACGTCGGCGCCCAGTGGGTGTCCTCGATGGCCCTGTTCTCAAGGGTTTTCGAGTACCTCGACCTCATCCCCGACGTCGCCGCGCCGGTTGCGCCGGTTTCGCTCGACCCGGAGAGCGTGCGCGGAGAGATCCGCTTCGAGAACGTTTCCTTTGCGTATGCCGCGCACTCGCCTCTCGCTGTCGCCGACATCAACGCTGTGGTCCCGGCCGGTGGCTCCCTGGCGCTGGTCGGCCACACCGGCTCCGGCAAGTCGACGATCGCCTCGCTCGTCGCCCGGCTCCATGACCCCACGTCCGGTCGCGTGACTGTCGACGGTGTCGACCTGCGTGACCTCGATCCCGAGGTGCTCGCCCGCATCGTGGGGGTCGTGTCGCAGGAGACCTACCTCGTGCACGCCTCGATCCGCGAGAACCTGCTCCTGGCAGCGCCCGACGCGACCGAGGCCGAGCTGTGGCGGGCCCTTGGCGCAGCCCAGGTCGCTGACCTCGTCGGCACCCTCCCTGAGGGACTCGACACCGTTGTCGGCGCTCGCGGACACCGGTTCTCCGGCGGTGAGCAGCAGCGCATCGCGATCGCTCGCACCATCCTGCGCAACCCGAAGGTGCTCGTCCTCGACGAGGCCACAAGTGCCCTCGACAACGACACCGAGCGTGCTGTTCAGAAGGCGCTCGACGAACTCGTCCGCGGCCGCACGACGATCACCATCGCGCACCGGCTCTCCACCATCGAGGACGCCGACGAGATCGCGGTCCTTGACCACGGTCACATCGTCGAGCGAGGCACGCACCGCGAACTCCTCGCGCTGGGAGGCCGCTACGCAGCGCTCGCCGGCACGCCGGCATACGCCGCCGCGTGA
- a CDS encoding TetR/AcrR family transcriptional regulator — protein MSIGTPSSTMRGRSRGFDKQLALESAMDMFWERGYEATSVSQLCAGIGINPPSLYAAFGSKAQLFLDVVDHYQRTFWEPMWDAFEPEPSVKDAFRHFFDGTVNVISAPGTRLGCLVTLSAVSLENHDSDVGRALAAIGDEGVRRFQAKLDFGVRDGQIPADTDTLALAHAVSGAVVALAIRAHGGMPPEMLRRLVAAELRMIPEAK, from the coding sequence ATGTCCATCGGGACACCGAGCAGCACGATGCGCGGGCGCAGCCGGGGCTTCGACAAACAACTGGCACTCGAATCCGCGATGGACATGTTCTGGGAGCGCGGCTATGAGGCGACCTCCGTGAGTCAGCTCTGCGCGGGGATCGGAATCAATCCGCCGAGCCTGTATGCAGCGTTTGGCAGCAAGGCGCAGCTCTTCCTCGACGTCGTCGACCACTACCAGCGCACCTTCTGGGAGCCCATGTGGGACGCCTTCGAACCGGAGCCGTCCGTGAAAGATGCATTCCGACACTTCTTCGACGGCACCGTCAACGTGATCTCCGCGCCGGGGACACGCCTCGGGTGTCTGGTCACCCTCTCCGCGGTCAGCCTGGAGAACCACGACAGTGATGTCGGGCGCGCGCTTGCAGCCATCGGCGATGAAGGGGTGCGCCGCTTTCAGGCCAAACTCGACTTTGGCGTCCGAGACGGGCAGATTCCTGCCGACACCGACACGCTCGCACTTGCACACGCCGTCAGTGGGGCCGTCGTGGCTCTCGCGATCCGTGCGCACGGCGGAATGCCACCGGAGATGTTGCGACGACTCGTGGCGGCAGAGCTGCGAATGATCCCAGAGGCCAAATAG
- a CDS encoding alkaline phosphatase family protein, with product MPSLPPVSRRSLLGGAVVAGTLAAAPLASATSAYAVSSRPRGHVILLALDGFDLEYLDGRVDLPNLMSLVRRGSVTKSQGVMTTITNPSWTSISCGTYPDRTQNAAYWFDAAAGVARGQSRDSAVEGLGQSLRRQGVTIGSAQWFIMENKGVAYGDLGGLYTQPGGRIDARVDDAIAMISGQPVRSGSTTVTLPAPPDFLAVYSSDVDGDGHLWGPRDPRMLETLRETDAAIGRLIAAVKDADLFGRTTWLVTADHGMSEWRIPLGALAIERLATAGFKAEYVSSGGRPKNPDTQVVFVGGGSIASVHLLGSLAGSSAAVAQVADVFAGIEGVSGVFTKAEQKAMRMAPQYGQLLVETREPYALFVTVPGEGSDGRHGGRAELDVPLVLSGHRVRPGVKPRAPRHIDLAATISHLLGVEPPAANEGRVLSESLLS from the coding sequence GCCTCCCGTCTCCCGCCGCTCCCTGCTCGGCGGCGCCGTCGTCGCCGGAACGCTCGCGGCCGCGCCCCTGGCCTCCGCAACCTCGGCGTATGCCGTGTCGTCCCGTCCCCGAGGACACGTCATCCTGTTGGCGTTGGACGGTTTCGACCTCGAGTACCTCGACGGGCGGGTGGACCTGCCGAACCTGATGTCGCTCGTGCGGCGCGGGTCAGTGACCAAGAGCCAAGGGGTCATGACGACCATCACGAACCCGTCGTGGACGTCGATCTCGTGCGGGACCTATCCCGACCGGACGCAAAACGCGGCCTACTGGTTCGATGCTGCGGCTGGTGTCGCGAGAGGCCAGAGTCGCGACAGCGCGGTCGAGGGACTGGGGCAGTCGCTGCGGCGGCAGGGTGTGACCATCGGCTCCGCGCAGTGGTTCATCATGGAGAACAAGGGTGTGGCCTATGGGGATCTGGGTGGTCTCTACACCCAGCCCGGCGGGCGGATCGATGCTCGGGTGGATGACGCCATCGCGATGATTTCGGGGCAGCCGGTGCGCAGTGGGTCGACGACGGTGACGCTGCCGGCGCCGCCCGACTTCCTCGCGGTGTATTCGAGTGACGTCGATGGAGACGGGCACTTGTGGGGGCCGCGCGACCCTCGGATGCTGGAGACGTTGCGGGAGACTGACGCGGCGATCGGGCGGCTCATCGCTGCGGTCAAGGACGCGGACCTGTTCGGTCGGACGACGTGGCTCGTGACCGCTGATCACGGGATGAGCGAGTGGCGAATTCCGCTGGGCGCGTTGGCGATCGAGCGATTGGCGACTGCTGGCTTCAAGGCGGAGTATGTGTCGAGTGGTGGGCGACCGAAGAACCCGGACACGCAGGTCGTGTTCGTCGGTGGTGGGTCGATCGCGTCGGTGCACCTGCTGGGGTCGTTGGCCGGGTCGTCGGCGGCGGTGGCGCAGGTTGCTGACGTCTTCGCCGGGATCGAGGGAGTGAGCGGGGTCTTCACCAAAGCCGAGCAGAAGGCGATGCGGATGGCGCCGCAGTACGGCCAGCTCCTGGTCGAGACCCGTGAGCCCTATGCCTTGTTCGTGACGGTGCCGGGAGAGGGGTCGGACGGTCGCCACGGGGGGCGCGCCGAACTCGACGTCCCGCTCGTGCTCTCGGGCCACCGGGTGCGTCCGGGCGTCAAGCCACGCGCACCCCGCCACATCGACCTCGCCGCGACGATCAGCCACCTCCTGGGAGTGGAGCCGCCGGCCGCGAACGAGGGTCGCGTCCTGAGCGAGTCCCTCCTCAGTTGA
- a CDS encoding IclR family transcriptional regulator — MTKAGTRASNSAPAAGHALDVLELLARRGEPLPAATVARELGLPRSSTYHLLAVLRERGYVSHLEGERRYGLGVAAYELGSAYQRQAPLQRIARSTLDKLVDATGHNAHLAVLHGRDVLYVIEQRAPKGPVLVSDVGVRLPATLTATGLALLASLSAGQIRALFPHADTLVQRDGHGPVTMSQLRSLLQAVRQRGYAVEDGHITSGLKSVAVAVLDHSDHPVASVAVTFRSELVDDATFGQIVNAVGHAADDLSVRLHGQTRPPRRPAP; from the coding sequence ATGACCAAGGCGGGGACTCGGGCCAGCAACAGCGCTCCCGCAGCGGGGCACGCACTCGACGTGCTGGAGCTGCTCGCTCGCCGGGGTGAGCCGCTGCCTGCCGCGACCGTGGCACGCGAGCTCGGGCTCCCCCGCTCCAGCACCTATCACCTGCTCGCCGTGCTGCGGGAGCGCGGATACGTCTCGCACCTCGAAGGTGAGCGGCGCTACGGACTGGGCGTCGCGGCATACGAGCTGGGTTCGGCCTATCAGCGGCAGGCGCCGCTGCAACGCATCGCCCGAAGCACGCTCGACAAACTTGTCGACGCCACCGGTCACAACGCACACCTCGCCGTGCTGCACGGACGCGATGTCCTCTATGTCATCGAGCAGCGCGCGCCCAAGGGTCCGGTGCTCGTGTCCGACGTCGGCGTCCGGTTGCCCGCGACCCTCACCGCGACCGGGCTCGCCCTGCTCGCCTCGCTGTCGGCCGGGCAGATCCGTGCACTCTTCCCGCATGCCGACACGTTGGTGCAGCGCGACGGCCATGGACCGGTGACGATGAGCCAGTTGCGCTCACTTCTCCAAGCCGTCAGGCAACGCGGGTATGCCGTGGAGGACGGTCACATCACCAGTGGGCTGAAGTCCGTGGCCGTGGCCGTGCTCGACCACAGCGACCATCCGGTGGCGTCGGTCGCGGTGACGTTCCGCTCCGAGCTGGTCGACGACGCGACCTTCGGGCAGATCGTGAACGCGGTCGGTCACGCGGCCGACGACCTGTCTGTCCGACTGCATGGCCAGACCCGCCCGCCTCGCCGCCCCGCACCGTAA
- a CDS encoding MarR family transcriptional regulator — translation MPSAPASSTSEPALGELVMQVARGLRRRFAETLEPWGVTPHESRALRVIGSHEPTRLGVVAQHLRIAPRSVTDVVDSLEARGFVAREPDPTDRRATQVALTADGRKVLDELDAARRADHESYFADLSERDRATLARILNGLIDDH, via the coding sequence ATGCCGTCCGCCCCCGCCTCGTCCACCTCCGAACCCGCTCTGGGCGAGCTCGTCATGCAGGTGGCCCGGGGACTGCGCCGCCGGTTCGCGGAGACGCTGGAGCCTTGGGGCGTCACGCCACACGAGTCGCGGGCGCTGCGGGTCATTGGGTCGCACGAGCCGACGCGCCTCGGTGTGGTCGCGCAGCACCTGCGCATCGCACCCCGCTCGGTGACCGATGTCGTCGACTCCCTCGAGGCGCGCGGCTTCGTGGCACGAGAGCCGGATCCGACCGACCGTCGCGCCACCCAGGTGGCGTTGACGGCCGACGGGCGCAAGGTGCTCGACGAACTGGACGCTGCGCGACGGGCCGACCACGAGAGCTACTTCGCCGACCTCAGTGAACGCGACCGGGCCACCCTGGCCCGTATCCTCAACGGACTCATCGACGACCACTGA
- a CDS encoding D-alanyl-D-alanine carboxypeptidase: MTPSRAGRSILASVVATVAALALAGGVAVHPASATGQSAPSPRPESLPPPDAPADTLAAPRSGQLAAAAVDTRSIPQRLTAAGKDPALGSRVSAVVIDASTGAVIYSRNASLALMPASNEKLTTAFVAIATMARNKTLLTHVKTNSTKSTVWLVGGGDPGLTVTRAREMAATTRSALARAGVKSVAVRVDDSLFPAPTSAIGWKTSYIPGDVTPVRALVVGGRDVMDTGLDAGVIFSNELKRLGISVSSTARAKVAPGATTLDSATSLYVGTLVAQLINTSNNDYAENIHRQSSLAAGKGATWAAANGHALAVLKARGVNTSGFAVQDGSGLSRSNRLSGATMTSLLLGARRDAAINQVFYAPTGMPTAGVSGTLKTRFATADTSCARGKVRAKTGWLSDVVSLSGTAYGVDGRERIFSIVENGASSPTAARLAIERFATAATGCNPA, encoded by the coding sequence ATGACCCCCAGCCGAGCAGGCAGATCGATCCTCGCGAGTGTTGTGGCCACCGTCGCCGCCCTCGCTCTCGCCGGAGGGGTGGCCGTCCACCCCGCAAGTGCGACTGGGCAGTCCGCCCCGTCTCCGCGGCCCGAGTCCTTGCCGCCGCCGGATGCCCCTGCGGACACGCTCGCCGCGCCGCGTTCCGGACAACTGGCCGCTGCTGCAGTGGACACCCGCTCCATCCCCCAACGCCTCACGGCCGCAGGCAAGGACCCTGCGTTGGGCAGCCGGGTCAGTGCCGTGGTCATCGACGCCTCGACCGGAGCGGTGATCTACAGCCGCAACGCCTCGCTCGCCCTGATGCCGGCGTCCAACGAGAAGCTCACGACCGCCTTCGTCGCGATCGCCACGATGGCGAGGAACAAGACGCTGCTGACGCACGTCAAGACAAACTCGACCAAGAGCACGGTGTGGCTCGTGGGTGGTGGTGATCCGGGCCTCACGGTCACCCGGGCGAGGGAGATGGCAGCCACGACCCGCTCAGCCCTCGCGCGGGCCGGCGTCAAGTCCGTCGCGGTCCGGGTGGACGACTCGCTCTTCCCGGCACCGACGTCGGCGATCGGCTGGAAGACGAGCTACATCCCTGGGGACGTTACTCCTGTGCGGGCGCTGGTCGTGGGGGGACGAGACGTGATGGACACTGGACTCGATGCCGGAGTGATCTTCAGCAACGAGCTCAAGCGGCTCGGGATCTCGGTCTCGTCCACCGCCCGGGCGAAGGTCGCTCCCGGTGCCACCACGCTGGACAGTGCCACGTCGCTCTACGTCGGGACGCTCGTGGCGCAGCTGATCAACACGTCGAACAACGACTATGCCGAGAACATCCATCGTCAGTCATCGCTCGCGGCCGGCAAGGGCGCGACGTGGGCGGCAGCCAATGGTCACGCACTGGCCGTCCTCAAGGCGCGGGGAGTCAACACCTCGGGTTTCGCGGTTCAGGACGGCTCGGGGCTCTCGCGCTCGAATCGGCTGTCGGGCGCCACGATGACGAGCCTGCTCCTGGGCGCGCGACGTGACGCCGCCATCAACCAGGTCTTCTACGCACCGACCGGGATGCCGACCGCCGGCGTCTCAGGGACGTTGAAGACTCGTTTTGCCACCGCTGACACCTCCTGCGCCCGCGGCAAGGTGCGTGCCAAGACCGGGTGGCTCAGCGATGTCGTGTCGCTGTCGGGCACGGCCTACGGCGTGGATGGTCGGGAGCGGATCTTCTCGATCGTCGAGAACGGGGCGTCGAGCCCCACGGCTGCGCGGCTGGCCATCGAACGATTCGCCACGGCTGCGACGGGCTGCAACCCCGCCTGA
- a CDS encoding MFS transporter translates to MPSPDTNTDDTTAPASAEPTERKLPRALTPFRGAAYRRLAIALVFSTFANGVWAIAQVWEVVRIGGGASQLSVVATAAALGVIIPALLAGVVADRIPQKRILLVVAGVELLCMALVATLSLLDITQLWMLATVAFVNGMAMAFYFPAYTAWLPALVEQRDLMAVNGFEGMVRPTIGQAIGPAVAGAAIAAASPGAAITIAAISVLLGLLALMAVPETPLRRQLDESHAQHPIASAYADMREGFSYMVRTPWLLATLLFASLMILVMMGPFEVLVPFLIKDRLGGGPREHAWVLAAFGIGGAVGSLVMASLRMPRRYLTWMNLLWGVGSLPLAVIGYAGHIWIVIAAAFVLGTTFSAPMVIWGTLLQRRVPPHLMGRVSSLDFFVSISLMPVSMAMAGPVSEAIGIRPTFLIAGVAPGIIAVIAILWAKLPADEIAHPLRDEDHEPALTAGATAP, encoded by the coding sequence ATGCCCAGCCCGGACACCAACACTGACGACACCACCGCGCCCGCGTCGGCTGAGCCGACCGAGCGGAAGTTGCCGCGCGCCCTCACACCCTTCCGCGGCGCGGCATACCGACGCCTTGCCATTGCCCTGGTCTTCTCGACGTTCGCCAACGGTGTGTGGGCGATCGCGCAGGTGTGGGAGGTCGTCCGCATCGGGGGCGGTGCGTCGCAACTGAGTGTCGTCGCCACGGCTGCGGCACTCGGCGTGATCATCCCCGCGCTGCTCGCTGGCGTCGTCGCCGACCGCATCCCGCAGAAGCGCATCCTGCTTGTCGTTGCCGGCGTCGAGCTCCTCTGCATGGCGTTGGTCGCCACCTTGTCGCTCCTCGACATCACCCAGCTGTGGATGCTCGCGACGGTCGCGTTCGTCAACGGCATGGCGATGGCGTTCTACTTCCCCGCCTACACCGCATGGCTGCCCGCGCTCGTCGAGCAGCGTGATCTCATGGCGGTCAACGGCTTCGAGGGCATGGTGCGACCCACGATCGGCCAGGCCATCGGACCGGCGGTGGCAGGCGCCGCCATCGCCGCCGCCAGCCCCGGAGCGGCCATCACCATCGCCGCGATCTCTGTCCTCCTCGGCCTGCTCGCCCTCATGGCCGTCCCCGAGACGCCCCTGCGCCGACAGCTCGACGAGAGCCATGCGCAGCACCCCATCGCCTCCGCCTACGCCGACATGCGCGAGGGCTTCTCCTACATGGTGCGCACCCCGTGGCTGCTCGCGACGCTCCTGTTCGCCAGCCTCATGATCCTCGTGATGATGGGGCCGTTCGAAGTCCTTGTCCCCTTCCTCATCAAGGACCGTCTCGGCGGCGGCCCACGCGAGCACGCCTGGGTCCTGGCCGCGTTCGGCATCGGTGGCGCAGTCGGCTCCCTCGTCATGGCGTCGTTGCGGATGCCGCGGCGCTACCTCACCTGGATGAACCTCCTGTGGGGCGTGGGCTCGCTCCCGCTCGCGGTGATCGGGTATGCCGGTCACATCTGGATCGTCATTGCTGCGGCTTTCGTCCTGGGCACGACCTTCTCGGCCCCGATGGTCATCTGGGGCACGCTCCTGCAGCGCCGAGTGCCGCCGCACCTCATGGGCCGGGTGTCGAGCCTCGACTTCTTCGTGTCGATCTCGCTCATGCCCGTCTCGATGGCGATGGCTGGACCGGTCTCGGAGGCCATCGGCATCCGTCCGACCTTCCTCATCGCCGGCGTCGCGCCCGGGATCATCGCGGTCATCGCGATCCTCTGGGCCAAACTGCCGGCCGACGAGATCGCCCACCCTCTGCGCGACGAGGACCACGAGCCCGCCCTCACAGCCGGAGCCACCGCACCGTAA